In Methanothrix sp., a genomic segment contains:
- a CDS encoding glycosyltransferase, with the protein MATDPLVSIITPTYNHEKFIAQCLESVLSQRYPAWEQIVVDDGSSDRTGEIISQYNDERIKYIYQNNKGIMRLAESYNMALQISKGEYIAVLEGDDMWPPDKLKIQIDAMRKSDAILSWGRAEVIGERGDLLAVLPDNMEAFMNLSWEQQLCNLLIANPMHSCTIVCRRDALQSIGGFKQLEGLPYVDGSTWLELSLIGNFLPINAVLGCYRRHDNQISSAMKSSMIRAGLYSVEFFKNIPADVRASLLDEDSDIAARMDRKAKEIDYYLGRAYLREGRWSDARRHLLKAIREENLLSIKAKAILGILCGLLRRDLEGAASLLDRRIGPH; encoded by the coding sequence ATGGCTACTGATCCATTGGTGTCAATAATCACACCCACATATAATCATGAGAAGTTCATCGCACAGTGTCTGGAGAGCGTCTTATCCCAGAGATATCCTGCCTGGGAGCAGATAGTAGTTGATGATGGATCAAGCGATCGAACAGGGGAGATCATATCTCAATACAATGATGAGAGAATTAAATATATCTACCAAAATAATAAAGGCATAATGAGGCTTGCTGAGAGCTACAATATGGCCCTTCAGATTTCAAAGGGTGAATATATAGCCGTCCTTGAGGGCGATGACATGTGGCCTCCTGATAAGTTGAAGATTCAGATAGATGCCATGAGGAAGAGCGATGCCATCCTGAGCTGGGGGAGGGCAGAGGTGATCGGCGAGAGGGGCGATCTTCTGGCTGTTCTCCCCGATAATATGGAGGCCTTTATGAATCTGTCCTGGGAGCAGCAGCTGTGCAACTTGCTCATCGCCAATCCCATGCATTCCTGCACCATTGTCTGCAGAAGGGATGCATTGCAGTCCATTGGCGGATTCAAGCAGCTCGAAGGCCTTCCTTACGTAGACGGATCGACATGGCTGGAGCTGAGTCTGATCGGCAATTTCTTGCCCATAAATGCTGTTTTGGGCTGCTATCGGAGGCATGATAATCAGATATCATCGGCCATGAAAAGCTCAATGATAAGGGCAGGCCTCTATTCAGTTGAATTTTTTAAAAATATCCCTGCAGATGTCAGGGCTTCTCTGCTCGATGAGGACTCTGATATCGCTGCCAGGATGGACCGGAAGGCAAAGGAGATCGATTACTATCTGGGGAGGGCCTACCTGAGGGAGGGAAGGTGGTCTGATGCTCGAAGACATCTCTTAAAAGCCATCCGGGAGGAGAATCTCCTCTCCATCAAGGCGAAGGCCATCCTGGGGATCTTATGCGGCCTGCTGAGGAGGGATCTGGAGGGAGCAGCCTCT
- a CDS encoding class I SAM-dependent methyltransferase, whose product MDPAIYQDCLKGKRGIEIGGPSVLFSDALPLYDVVDEIDCINHSDETIWFNRMAEPAARRRFAHEYVCDAVDLNMISDESYDFLLSSHCLEHIANPLRALAEWMRILKHGAYLLIIVPDKRLTFDHLRPVTPFRHILNDFEQNTGEDDLSHLPEVVRLHDAKLDLLSKELGSDWSDNLHTRRMHHHVFDRELLVQMADYSGLKAVRLDWMNPYHIIMLAKKA is encoded by the coding sequence TTGGATCCTGCCATTTATCAGGATTGCCTGAAGGGCAAGAGAGGAATCGAGATCGGTGGACCTTCAGTGCTCTTCAGCGATGCCCTTCCATTGTATGATGTGGTCGATGAGATCGATTGCATAAATCATAGCGATGAGACGATCTGGTTCAATAGAATGGCTGAGCCAGCTGCCAGGCGGCGCTTTGCGCATGAGTATGTCTGTGATGCTGTTGATTTAAACATGATTTCAGATGAGTCATATGACTTTCTCTTATCCTCCCACTGCTTAGAACACATAGCCAATCCGCTGAGGGCCCTGGCGGAATGGATGAGGATATTGAAGCATGGGGCATATCTCTTGATCATTGTGCCCGACAAGAGGCTCACCTTCGATCATCTCCGCCCGGTTACGCCATTCCGCCATATACTGAATGACTTTGAGCAGAATACAGGAGAGGATGATCTGAGCCACCTTCCGGAGGTGGTCAGGCTGCATGATGCAAAGCTGGATCTGCTGAGCAAGGAACTGGGCTCTGACTGGTCAGACAATCTCCACACCCGGCGGATGCATCATCACGTCTTTGACAGGGAGCTTCTCGTGCAGATGGCCGACTATTCAGGCCTGAAGGCGGTTAGACTGGATTGGATGAATCCTTATCATATCATCATGCTGGCAAAGAAGGCCTGA